A single Mangifera indica cultivar Alphonso chromosome 20, CATAS_Mindica_2.1, whole genome shotgun sequence DNA region contains:
- the LOC123204914 gene encoding MDIS1-interacting receptor like kinase 2-like gives MFFCFWRKKQELPKEHRRVNKDKFLSVLNFDGKTMFEEIVSATENFDAKYCIGSGGFGSVYKAQVLSRAVFAVKKFHSFHLDEVDDQKEFLNEIKSLTEIRHRNVVKFFGFCVHSQHFLLVYEYLERGSLATFLSTEATARELDWGKRVNILKGVARALSYLHHGCLQPIVHRDISSKNVLLDSEYEAHISDFGIAKFLKPDSSNWTQLAGTYGYIAPELAYTMKVTEKCDVYSFGVLALEVIKGNHPSDIIPSLSSSFTWENMLLNNILDPRLLLPSPTVQDQLMVIIKLAIDCLGANPKHRPTMDMVSRMF, from the exons atgttcttttgtttttggaGAAAGAAACAAGAGTTACCAAAAGAACATAGAAGGGTGAATAAGGATAAATTTCTTTCggtattaaattttgatggaaaaacaatgtttgaagaaattgtaagtGCAACAGAGAATTTTGATGCCAAGTATTGTATTGGGAGTGGTGGGTTTGGCAGTGTTTACAAAGCACAAGTTCTATCAAGGGCTGTTTTTGCAGTAAAGAAATTTCACTCATTTCATCTTGATGAGGTAGATGACCAAAAAgagtttttaaatgaaataaagtCATTAACAGAGATACGACATCGAAATGTTGTGAAATTTTTCGGTTTTTGTGTACATTCTCAACACTTTCTTTTAGTTTATGAGTATCTTGAAAGAGGTAGTTTGGCCACTTTCTTGAGTACTGAAGCTACAGCAAGAGAATTGGATTGGGGTAAAAGAGTAAATATCTTAAAAGGTGTGGCTAGAGCATTGTCCTACCTACACCATGGTTGCCTCCAACCAATAGTCCATCGAGACATATCAAGCAAAAATGTGTTGTTGGATTCAGAATATGAAGCTCATATTTCAGACTTTGGAATTGCAAAATTTCTCAAGCCAGACTCATCCAATTGGACACAACTTGCAGGCACATATGGATATATTGCACcag AATTAGCTTATACAATGAAGGTAACTGAGAAATGTGATGTATATAGTTTTGGAGTGTTAGCATTAGAAGTAATCAAAGGAAATCATCCTAGTGATATCATTCCTTCTTTATCCTCTTCTTTCACTTGGGAGAACATGTTGTTGAACAACATTTTGGATCCACGTCTTTTACTTCCTTCGCCTACTGTTCAAGATCAACTAATGGTCATCATAAAGCTAGCAATCGATTGCTTGGGTGCAAATCCAAAACACAGGCCGACCATGGACATGGTTTCTCGTATGTTTTGA
- the LOC123204303 gene encoding MDIS1-interacting receptor like kinase 2-like — MGLSALQRVFSLVFLLLFVVMSHSSPDVASNSTQEALALLKWKASLQNQSHSLLSSWTLSSADATNTSTHLKTKISPCTWFGISCNRAGSITSINLTSASLKGTLHELSFSLFPNLARLDLGGNELFGVIPLQISHLKNIEVLYLYSNKLSGSIPKEISNLNSLIELALGENQLNGSIPPSIGNLSNLKALYLHTNNLSGVIPEEIDNLKFISELELNTNQLSGPIPHSIGNLSNLKILSLHANNLFGVIPEEIGNLKFISTLDLSQNQLSGPIPHSIGNLSNLEILFLHTNNLFGVIPKEIGNLKFVLRLELSKNQLSGPIPRSIGNLSNIKYMAFINNSLSGIIPYEVGNLLKLVKLQLAFNHFTGYLPRNICRSGSLTHFSVSENNLFGRIPRDLRYCKSFIRVRLERNQFIGNISEDFGVYPNLTFIDLSHNKFYGEISSTWGRCSQLGYLNVSRNNITGSIVPQIQNSIKLHELDLSSNHLIGEIPVELKKLTSLNKLVLTGNQLSGGIPSEVGLLTELEYLDLSINRLGKSIPGELGNLSRLHYLNLRNNQFSLEIPFQLGDLIQLSELDLSHNSLKGEIPSQICKMESLEYLNFSYNNLSGFIPSCFEDMHGLSRIDISYNRLHGPIPNNKAFRDAPIEALQGNKGLCGNEHLLL, encoded by the exons ATGGGGTTGTCAGCTTTGCAGAGagttttttcacttgttttcCTGCTCTTGTTTGTTGTTATGTCTCATTCTTCACCTGATGTTGCTTCTAATTCTACTCAAGAAGCACTAGCTCTTCTCAAATGGAAAGCCAGCCTTCAAAACCAGAGCCATTCTCTTCTGTCATCATGGACTCTTTCTTCTGCAGATGCCACAAATACTTCTACCCACCTCAAAACCAAGATAAGTCCATGTACCTGGTTTGGAATCTCTTGCAATCGTGCTGGAAGTATCACAAGTATTAACTTGACCAGTGCAAGTCTAAAAGGCACGCTTCATGAACTTTCTTTCTCATTATTTCCCAATCTTGCACGCCTTGATCTAGGTGGGAATGAACTCTTTGGTGTCATCCCTCTTCAAATCAGTCACCTAAAAAATATAGAGGTCCTTTACCTCTATTCAAATAAGTTATCTGGCTCTATTCCTAAAGAGATAAGCAACTTGAACTCCTTAATAGAGTTAGCTTTGGGAGAAAATCAATTGAATGGCTCTATCCCCCCTTCCATTGGAAACCTGAGTAACTTAAAAGCTTTATACCTCCACACCAATAACCTTTCTGGTGTCATTCCTGAGGAGATAGACAACTTGAAGTTTATTTCTGAACTAGAGTTGAATACAAATCAACTGAGTGGTCCTATTCCTCACTCCATTGGAAACTTGagcaatttgaaaattttatccctACACGCCAATAACCTTTTTGGTGTTATTCCTGAGGAGATAGGCAACTTGAAGTTTATTTCTACTCTAGACTTGAGTCAAAATCAACTGAGTGGTCCTATTCCTCACTCCATTGGAAACTTGAGCAATTTGGAAATTTTATTCCTACACACCAATAACCTTTTTGGTGTTATTCCTAAGGAGATAGGCAACTTAAAGTTTGTTTTGAGACTAGAATTGAGCAAAAATCAGTTGAGTGGCCCTATTCCTCGTAGCATTGGAAATCTAagcaatataaaatatatggcTTTTATCAACAATAGCCTTTCTGGAATCATTCCATATGAAGTTGGAAATCTCTTGAAGTTGGTTAAACTACAATTGGCTTTTAATCACTTTACTGGTTATCTTCCTCGTAATATTTGTCGAAGTGGATCACTTACCCACTTTTCTGTTAGTGAGAACAATTTGTTTGGTCGTATCCCTCGAGATTTGAGATATTGCAAAAGCTTCATTAGAGTCCGCCTCGAAAGGAACCAATTTATTGGAAATATTTCTGAAGATTTTGGTGTCTATCCAAATCTTACTTTCATAGATCTTAGtcataacaaattttatggTGAAATCTCATCTACTTGGGGAAGGTGCTCtcagttaggttatttaaatgtCTCTAGAAACAATATTACTGGGAGCATTGTgccacaaattcaaaattcGATCAAACTACATGAACTTGAcctttcttcaaatcatttaattGGAGAGATTCCAGTGGAACTTAAAAAGCTGACTTCTCTTAACAAGCTTGTTTTAACAGGGAATCAACTCTCTGGAGGTATACCTAGTGAAGTTGGCCTACTCACAGAACTTGAGTACCTTGACTTGTCCATAAATAGATTAGGCAAGTCAATCCCAGGAGAATTAGGGAACCTGTCAAGATTGCACTACTTGAATTTGAGAAACAATCAGTTTAGTCTTGAAATTCCATTTCAATTGGGTGATTTGATTCAACTCTCAGAACTAGACTTGAGTCACAATTCACTCAAAGGAGAGATACCGTCTCAGATTTGTAAAATGGAGAGTTTAGAATATCTAAATTTTTCCTACAATAACCTTTCTGGTTTCATCCCAAGTTGTTTTGAAGATATGCATGGATTGTCGCGTATTGACATATCTTATAACAGGTTACATGGTCCAATTCCCAACAACAAAGCATTTCGAGATGCTCCAATTGAAGCATTACAAGGGAATAAAGGATTGTGTGGCAAT GAGCACTTGCTCTTATAA